In Sorghum bicolor cultivar BTx623 chromosome 10, Sorghum_bicolor_NCBIv3, whole genome shotgun sequence, one genomic interval encodes:
- the LOC8069066 gene encoding protein GPR107, which translates to MAASPSPRAAALRGPSLTALLFLVAAVVSVPPVAAEIRETAIRADPRSIIPLDEFGFSHSGVLELNVSGIAFDPPASAELDLSQLGFFLSTLDAWVHVLRQLQDLDVTCALQSELVKLASSFDLLRPPSNPAGVEVARSSSFSTAFRVNEPGQYTLVFANCLGGGLKVDMDVRSAMYNIDQATGERQYLSAGASALPSFYFLFCLAYAGLAAAWVAILLRKRAAVFRIHYFMLAVLVLKALNLLAEAEDKSCIERTGTAHGWDVLFYIFSFLKGISLFTLIVLIGTGWSFLKPYLADREKKVLMVVIPLQVVANIAQVVIDESGPYARDWVTWKQIFLLVDVVCCCAVLFPIVWSIKNLREAARSDGKAAVNLMKLTLFRQYYVVVICYIYFTRVVVYALQTITSYRYLWTSVVAGELATLAFYVFTGYKFRPEVHNPYFAIDDEEEEAAAEALKLDDEFEL; encoded by the coding sequence ATGGccgcctcgccgtcgccgcgcgcCGCGGCGCTCCGGGGCCCCTCCCTGACCGccctcctcttcctcgtcgCCGCGGTGGTGTCGGTTCCCCCCGTGGCGGCCGAGATCCGAGAGACCGCGATCCGGGCCGACCCGCGCAGCATCATCCCGCTGGACGAGTTCGGCTTCTCCCACTCGGGCGTGCTGGAGCTCAACGTCTCCGGCATCGCCTTCgacccgccggcctccgcggaGCTGGACCTCTCCCAGCTCGGCTTCTTCCTCTCCACGCTCGACGCCTGGGTTCACGTCCTCCGCCAACTCCAGGACCTTGACGTCACCTGCGCGCTCCAGTCCGAGCTCGTCAAGCTCGCCTCCTCCTTCGACCTCCTCCGCCCGCCCTCCAACCCCGCCGGCGTCGAGGtcgcccgctcctcctccttctccacCGCCTTCCGCGTCAACGAGCCCGGCCAGTACACGCTCGTATTCGCCAACTGCCTCGGCGGCGGCCTCAAGGTCGACATGGACGTCCGCTCCGCCATGTACAACATCGACCAGGCTACCGGGGAGCGCCAGTACCTCTCCGCGGGGGCCTCCGCGCTGCCCTCCTTCTACTTCCTCTTCTGCCTCGCCTACGCCGGCCTCGCCGCCGCCTGGGTCGCCATCCTACTCCGCAAGCGGGCCGCCGTCTTCCGGATCCACTACTTCATGCTCGCCGTGCTCGTGCTCAAGGCGCTCAACCTCCTTGCCGAGGCCGAGGACAAGTCATGCATCGAGCGCACCGGCACCGCCCACGGATGGGACGTCCTCTTCTACATCTTCAGCTTCCTCAAGGGGATCTCGCTCTTCACGCTCATAGTGCTCATCGGCACCGGCTGGTCCTTCCTCAAGCCCTACCTGGCCGACCGAGAGAAGAAGGTGCTTATGGTGGTCATCCCCCTGCAGGTCGTAGCTAACATCGCGCAGGTGGTGATTGACGAATCTGGACCCTATGCTCGGGATTGGGTCACCTGGAAGCAGATTTTCTTGCTGGTCGATGTGGTCTGCTGCTGTGCTGTGCTCTTCCCGATTGTGTGGTCCATTAAGAACCTCCGGGAGGCTGCTCGCTCGGATGGGAAGGCTGCCGTGAACCTCATGAAGCTCACACTCTTCCGCCAGTACTATGTGGTTGTCATCTGCTACATTTACTTCACCCGTGTCGTGGTGTATGCGCTTCAGACCATCACCTCGTACCGGTACCTGTGGACTAGCGTCGTGGCCGGGGAGCTCGCGACGCTCGCGTTCTATGTCTTTACTGGGTACAAGTTCCGGCCTGAGGTGCATAACCCATACTTTGCCATTGATGATGAGGAAGAGGAGGCTGCAGCTGAGGCACTAAAGTTGGATGATGAATTTGAGCTATGA
- the LOC8069067 gene encoding NAC domain-containing protein 43, with amino-acid sequence MSISVNGQSVVPPGFRFHPTEEELLTYYLKKKVASERIDLDVIRDVDLNKLEPWDIQEKCRIGSGPQNDWYFFSHKDKKYPTGTRTNRATAAGFWKATGRDKAIYASGARRIGMRKTLVFYKGRAPHGQKSDWIMHEYRLEPALDVDAAAGSASAHHAAAGAAADHHPYYTSSSPPALPTAIRGAAGDQQAAQEQEGWVICRVFKKKNLVHHGQSSGGGVTAAGSKMASAAAPMEGSPSHCSSVTVISDHTMNKHQAQAMLQHSASDDDALDHILQYMGGGGGKQPDTKPVLLDHHHHHHLAAAATTTTTACSAGGAGLYGKFMKLPPLEHAGGGGGLLPSPAGACDYGAADASGIADWDALDRLAAYELNGLSDASKNMSAFFDEPSATAAFSSSSSSVHAAAVDGDLWSLARSVSALHADLTMNNV; translated from the exons atgAGCATCTCGGTGAACGGGCAGTCGGTGGTGCCGCCGGGGTTCCGGTTCCACCCGACGGAGGAGGAGCTTCTGACCTACTACCTCAAGAAGAAGGTGGCGTCGGAGCGCATCGACCTGGACGTCATCCGCGACGTCGACCTGAACAAGCTCGAGCCATGGGACATCCAAG AGAAGTGCCGCATCGGTTCTGGCCCCCAGAACGACTGGTACTTCTTCAGCCACAAGGACAAGAAGTACCCGACGGGGACGCGCACCAaccgcgccaccgccgccggctTCTGGAAGGCCACCGGCCGCGACAAGGCCATCTACGCGTCCGGCGCCCGCCGCATCGGCATGCGCAAGACGCTCGTCTTCTACAAGGGTCGTGCCCCGCACGGCCAGAAGTCCGACTGGATCATGCACGAGTACCGCCTCGAGCCGGCGCTCGacgtcgacgccgccgccggtaGTGCCTCCGCCCaccacgccgccgccggggcCGCCGCCGATCATCACCCCTACTACACCTCGTCGTCGCCGCCTGCTCTTCCTACCGCA ATCCGTGGCGCGGCCGGAGACCAACAAGCGGCGCAGGAGCAGGAAGGGTGGGTGATCTGCAgggtgttcaagaagaagaacctcgttcACCACGGCcagagcagcggcggcggcgtgacAGCAGCAGGATCCaagatggcgtctgcggcggcGCCCATGGAGGGCAGCCCGAGCCACTGCTCGTCGGTGACCGTCATCAGTGACCACACCATGAACAAGCACCAGGCGCAGGCGATGCTGCAGCACTCCGCCAGCGACGACGACGCGCTCGACCACATCCTGCAGTacatgggcggcggcggcggcaagcaGCCGGACACCAAGCCGGTGCTGCTGGaccatcaccaccaccaccacctagcTGCAGCAGCTACTACGACGACCACCGCGTGCTCTGCCGGCGGCGCGGGTCTCTACGGGAAGTTCATGAAGCTCCCGCCCCTCGAgcacgccggcggcggcggcgggctgcTGCCGAGCCCTGCAGGGGCGTGCGACTACGGCGCCGCCGACGCCTCGGGGATCGCCGACTGGGACGCGCTGGACCGGCTCGCCGCGTACGAGCTCAACGGCCTCTCCGACGCGTCCAAGAACATGTCCGCCTTCTTCGACGAACCCAGCGCCACCgccgccttctcctcctcctcctcgtccgtgCACGCGGCCGCCGTCGACGGCGACCTGTGGAGCCTGGCGAGGTCGGTGTCGGCGTTGCACGCGGACTTGACGATGAACAACGTCTAG